The following coding sequences lie in one Megalodesulfovibrio gigas DSM 1382 = ATCC 19364 genomic window:
- a CDS encoding STAS domain-containing protein, whose protein sequence is MMRIETSQGILSVLLPAECLIYEVEAHALLLKAVDWDSLEFSTVAVGAGDVLAVDTAYFQLLLSVRQTAREYGKAFCLNDAGEALADIARLYGIHIAEQIS, encoded by the coding sequence ATGATGCGGATCGAAACCAGTCAGGGCATTCTGAGCGTGCTGCTGCCGGCTGAATGCCTGATTTATGAGGTCGAGGCCCATGCCCTGCTCCTGAAGGCTGTTGATTGGGACAGTCTGGAGTTTTCCACGGTTGCCGTCGGCGCCGGGGATGTTCTGGCCGTGGACACGGCGTATTTTCAGCTGCTGCTCTCCGTGCGGCAGACCGCCCGGGAGTACGGCAAGGCCTTCTGCCTGAATGATGCTGGCGAGGCCCTGGCAGATATCGCAAGGCTGTACGGCATACACATCGCGGAACAGATTTCTTGA
- a CDS encoding chemotaxis protein CheW: MAHALEKILIVECGSLLLAMPANAVRSIESELIVTATPGAPDCVLGLANLRGEIMPVMDLGLRLGGVRFDSASDTASPHQHVVVAPHGGPMALRLDKVLAMIDAEDGAMVQTSAIPELGAARECIRGVLHNGMAGRMVYWLNVDALCAFDIPAQVRTVTGRSQHPLSRTAGGRERDGNPASPMMTVMTFAAAGREFALRLESIVRISPYTQALSPPWAFPGLLGLMADKGETLAVFDLGLLLESSASVAQAHRHYLFVLEHGGMRLGIAAERLGRILVLPEQGAGVCGAEAIHTHDGRGLLMLLNPEALFAGRLPEHLGEESYSADLEHGAAQEALEPDTVLERHVCFGLGEEIFATPMHSVREITVPEAITPVPGTLPHFEGLVNLRGVVIPAMDLRARLGLARANRTDETRMLVAGQGAQMNGLIVDRVMKPLDVRRDTVEPLPASWLPEKSRRYLVGAAKIGDGAPVLLLDLDALAAEESACTTLQREEA; encoded by the coding sequence ATGGCGCACGCGTTGGAAAAAATACTCATCGTCGAGTGTGGCAGCCTGCTGCTGGCCATGCCTGCCAATGCCGTGCGCAGCATAGAAAGCGAACTGATTGTCACGGCAACCCCTGGTGCGCCAGACTGCGTCCTGGGCCTGGCCAACCTGCGCGGCGAAATTATGCCCGTCATGGACCTGGGGCTGCGGCTCGGGGGAGTGCGGTTCGACAGCGCATCGGACACCGCAAGCCCGCACCAGCACGTGGTGGTGGCTCCGCATGGCGGCCCCATGGCCCTGCGCCTGGACAAGGTGCTGGCCATGATCGATGCCGAAGACGGCGCCATGGTCCAGACGTCGGCAATTCCGGAGCTGGGGGCCGCCCGCGAATGTATCCGGGGGGTGCTCCACAACGGGATGGCCGGGCGCATGGTCTATTGGCTGAACGTGGATGCCTTGTGCGCCTTCGATATCCCGGCGCAGGTCAGGACGGTGACCGGAAGGTCGCAGCACCCCCTCTCCCGGACCGCTGGCGGCCGGGAACGGGACGGGAATCCCGCCAGCCCAATGATGACGGTGATGACCTTTGCCGCGGCGGGCAGGGAATTCGCCCTGCGGCTGGAGTCCATCGTCAGAATCAGTCCGTACACCCAGGCCCTGTCACCGCCCTGGGCGTTTCCGGGGCTGCTGGGGCTGATGGCGGATAAAGGCGAAACCCTGGCTGTGTTCGACCTTGGCCTGCTCCTGGAGTCCAGCGCCAGCGTGGCGCAAGCCCACCGGCATTACCTCTTTGTGCTGGAGCACGGCGGCATGCGCCTGGGTATTGCAGCCGAACGCCTGGGGCGCATTCTCGTCCTGCCTGAACAGGGGGCCGGGGTGTGCGGTGCGGAAGCGATCCACACGCACGACGGCCGGGGGCTCCTCATGTTGCTGAATCCGGAAGCCCTGTTCGCGGGCCGGCTGCCGGAACATCTGGGAGAGGAATCATATTCAGCAGATTTGGAACATGGCGCGGCGCAGGAGGCCTTGGAACCGGACACCGTTCTGGAGCGCCACGTCTGCTTCGGCCTGGGGGAGGAGATTTTTGCCACGCCCATGCACAGTGTCCGGGAGATCACCGTGCCGGAAGCAATTACGCCCGTGCCCGGAACGCTGCCCCACTTCGAGGGCCTGGTCAATTTGCGGGGGGTGGTCATCCCGGCCATGGACCTGCGCGCACGCCTGGGCCTGGCCAGGGCCAACCGGACGGACGAGACGCGCATGCTGGTGGCAGGGCAGGGGGCCCAGATGAACGGGCTGATTGTGGACAGGGTCATGAAGCCCCTTGATGTGCGGCGGGACACTGTCGAGCCGCTGCCTGCATCCTGGTTGCCGGAGAAGTCCCGGCGCTACCTCGTGGGGGCGGCCAAAATCGGGGATGGCGCCCCGGTGCTGCTGCTGGATCTGGACGCACTGGCTGCGGAGGAGTCCGCATGCACGACATTGCAACGCGAGGAGGCATGA
- a CDS encoding chemotaxis protein CheA, translating to MPVSDELADRLLRDFQVEASENLDESEQSLLKLGQACDDRAALGELFRRIHSIKGTASYVGLQDIAELAHALESILDAVRGMDAFAFSDALLDVCFETVDALRGMVEKPGSAWDAAALVERLRIEKQRLGVPERAVAASGPLAVAPLAIFLDSAAQHTDTMKLCLERMEKGAGEDRSTLDMFFRAAHSMKSGARYMGFDSLEEAAIHIENILDALRQNEIALSASLLEKLGESFSGIKLFLAGLAQEAAATKEAAPGNAGDPGTDQRSGQLQRQLQPHAAIKTMRVNQQILDVFMNLVGELIVARNVLGHVEKGLERQAGKHLPGLRELRVACQGIARISDAMQRSVMDMRMVPVRTVFQKFPRIIRDITQRSDKKISLILQGEDTEIDKSVAEEIGDPLMHIIRNAADHGIESPEWRVRNGKPERGTILLKAAQEGNAIVIEVVDDGAGIDSAAVLEKAVAKGLVTPDRAATLTREEIIQLIFEPGFSTADQVTAISGRGVGMDVVLTNMRKLKGNVHIDSRVGEGTRLRMELPLTLAVVEVLLVGVGRETFAIPVEAVRETVKINNSRIKPMMKKRAMTLRGEVLGLETLSELLGVLPAEAPSGDDARKDALDDALRDAQDEDIPVVVLQKGEDRLGLAVDALFRQEELVIKPLPDFLAGLPGLAGASILGDGRALLVLDPGELIDSAMHRLEH from the coding sequence ATGCCCGTCAGCGACGAATTGGCGGACAGGCTGCTCAGGGATTTTCAGGTGGAGGCGTCAGAAAACCTGGACGAATCCGAGCAGTCCCTGCTGAAGCTGGGCCAGGCCTGCGATGACCGTGCCGCCCTGGGTGAACTCTTTCGGCGCATTCACAGCATCAAGGGGACCGCATCGTATGTGGGCCTGCAGGACATAGCCGAACTGGCCCATGCGCTTGAATCAATCCTTGACGCTGTGCGCGGCATGGATGCGTTTGCCTTTTCCGATGCCTTGCTGGACGTCTGTTTTGAAACCGTGGACGCGCTGCGGGGGATGGTCGAAAAGCCGGGGAGCGCGTGGGATGCAGCTGCCCTTGTGGAGCGGTTGCGCATCGAAAAACAGCGCCTCGGCGTGCCGGAACGGGCCGTTGCCGCTTCCGGGCCCTTGGCTGTGGCGCCCCTGGCCATCTTTCTGGATTCCGCAGCCCAGCACACGGATACCATGAAGCTTTGCCTTGAGCGCATGGAAAAGGGCGCAGGGGAAGATCGTTCAACGCTGGACATGTTCTTCCGTGCCGCGCACTCCATGAAAAGCGGGGCCCGATACATGGGCTTTGACTCGTTGGAAGAGGCGGCGATCCACATCGAAAATATCCTGGACGCATTGCGCCAGAACGAGATTGCGCTTTCTGCGTCCTTGCTGGAGAAGCTCGGCGAAAGTTTCTCGGGGATCAAGCTGTTCCTGGCAGGCCTTGCACAGGAGGCCGCTGCGACGAAAGAGGCCGCCCCGGGAAATGCAGGGGATCCCGGCACGGATCAACGTTCTGGCCAGCTCCAGCGCCAGCTGCAGCCGCATGCCGCCATCAAGACCATGCGCGTGAATCAGCAGATTCTGGATGTGTTCATGAACCTTGTGGGTGAACTCATCGTGGCCAGGAATGTGCTGGGGCATGTGGAAAAGGGACTGGAGCGCCAGGCAGGCAAACACCTGCCGGGCCTGCGCGAGCTGCGCGTTGCCTGCCAGGGCATTGCCCGCATTTCGGACGCCATGCAGCGAAGTGTCATGGACATGCGCATGGTCCCGGTACGCACGGTGTTTCAGAAATTCCCGCGCATCATCCGCGATATCACCCAGCGCAGCGACAAGAAAATCAGCCTGATCCTCCAGGGCGAAGACACGGAAATAGACAAGAGCGTGGCCGAGGAAATTGGCGATCCCTTGATGCACATTATCCGCAACGCCGCAGACCATGGCATCGAAAGCCCGGAATGGCGCGTCAGGAATGGCAAGCCCGAGCGCGGCACCATTCTCCTGAAAGCCGCCCAGGAGGGCAACGCCATCGTCATTGAGGTGGTGGACGACGGCGCAGGCATCGACAGCGCCGCGGTGCTCGAAAAGGCGGTCGCCAAGGGGCTGGTGACTCCGGACAGGGCAGCCACGCTGACTCGCGAAGAGATTATCCAGCTGATCTTCGAGCCGGGCTTCAGCACCGCAGACCAGGTGACGGCCATCTCCGGGCGTGGCGTGGGCATGGATGTGGTGCTCACGAACATGCGTAAGCTCAAGGGCAACGTGCACATCGACTCCCGCGTGGGCGAGGGCACACGCCTGCGCATGGAATTGCCCCTGACGCTGGCGGTGGTGGAGGTCCTGCTTGTGGGGGTGGGAAGGGAAACCTTTGCCATTCCCGTGGAAGCCGTGCGGGAAACCGTGAAAATCAACAACAGCCGCATCAAGCCGATGATGAAAAAGCGGGCCATGACCCTGCGCGGCGAAGTCCTGGGGCTGGAGACGCTCTCGGAACTGCTGGGCGTGCTCCCGGCAGAAGCCCCTTCCGGGGACGACGCCCGGAAGGATGCGTTGGACGATGCGCTGCGGGACGCCCAGGACGAGGACATACCCGTTGTCGTCCTGCAAAAAGGGGAAGACAGGCTCGGCCTGGCCGTGGATGCCCTGTTTCGTCAGGAAGAGCTTGTCATCAAGCCCCTGCCGGATTTTTTGGCAGGATTGCCGGGCCTGGCCGGAGCCTCCATCCTGGGCGACGGACGCGCACTGCTGGTCTTGGATCCTGGCGAGCTGATCGATTCGGCAATGCATCGGCTGGAGCACTGA
- a CDS encoding response regulator: MMCSKILIVDDSNIVLSLHEYILAGAGYQCATAENGYIALELLLREQFHMVITDVNMPKMDGYELTRRIRSTDGYRDMPVIMISTEEEALDRVKGMEAGANVYLVKPTQPAALVTKVKMLLA, encoded by the coding sequence ATGATGTGCTCAAAAATATTAATTGTTGACGATTCAAACATTGTCTTGAGCCTGCATGAGTACATCCTTGCTGGGGCAGGATATCAATGTGCCACTGCGGAAAATGGCTATATTGCCCTTGAGTTGTTGTTGCGTGAACAGTTCCACATGGTCATCACGGATGTGAACATGCCAAAGATGGATGGCTATGAGTTGACACGCAGAATCCGCTCCACGGATGGCTACCGCGACATGCCTGTGATCATGATTTCCACGGAAGAAGAAGCCCTGGACAGGGTGAAAGGCATGGAGGCCGGGGCCAACGTGTACCTGGTGAAGCCAACGCAACCCGCGGCCCTGGTGACCAAAGTCAAAATGCTCCTCGCCTGA
- a CDS encoding CheR family methyltransferase, whose protein sequence is MQSLLTDADLERIRALIYKETGIYFEPKKNYFLSSRLAQRMQVRCCSSFQQYYNELLYSHKETELSCFIEEITINETYFFRDFPQLRGFAEEVLPKYLERKRRARDATMNIWSAACATGEEPYTLSIILQEMIEDYANWDTEILATDIDRHVLRHARIGLYSERSVKETPIVYRQKYFQRTADGWQLLANAMQPVTFEQLNLVDRVSMRRKRGFDFIFCRNVLIYFDDDSRKKVLSCLYDALNPGGYVFLGHSESVGRITASFLLERVGDFLCYKKPATSATR, encoded by the coding sequence ATGCAATCATTGCTGACAGATGCCGATCTGGAAAGAATTCGAGCACTCATCTACAAAGAGACTGGAATATACTTCGAGCCGAAGAAGAATTACTTTCTGTCCAGTCGTCTTGCGCAGCGCATGCAGGTTCGTTGTTGCAGCTCGTTCCAGCAATACTACAACGAGTTGCTCTATTCGCACAAGGAAACGGAGCTTTCCTGTTTTATCGAAGAAATCACCATCAACGAAACCTACTTCTTTCGCGATTTTCCACAGCTGCGTGGTTTTGCTGAGGAGGTGCTGCCGAAATACCTCGAACGCAAGCGCCGGGCCCGGGATGCCACCATGAATATCTGGTCCGCGGCGTGCGCCACGGGCGAGGAGCCGTACACCCTGTCCATCATCCTCCAGGAAATGATTGAAGACTATGCCAATTGGGACACGGAAATCCTGGCAACAGACATTGACCGCCATGTCCTGCGGCATGCGCGCATCGGGCTCTACAGCGAACGTTCCGTCAAGGAAACTCCCATTGTGTACAGGCAAAAGTACTTCCAGCGCACCGCGGACGGCTGGCAGCTGCTTGCAAACGCCATGCAGCCTGTGACCTTTGAGCAACTGAACCTGGTGGATCGGGTGTCCATGCGCCGCAAACGCGGATTCGACTTCATCTTCTGCAGAAACGTACTCATCTATTTTGATGATGATTCCAGGAAGAAGGTTCTTTCCTGCCTGTATGATGCGCTCAATCCAGGCGGGTATGTCTTTCTTGGCCATTCGGAATCTGTGGGACGCATCACCGCCTCATTTCTGCTGGAACGAGTTGGGGATTTTCTTTGTTACAAGAAGCCTGCAACAAGCGCTACGCGATAA
- a CDS encoding HEAT repeat domain-containing protein — MQELDRLVHNLQTGDETVRRYAAEDLGSLGLEGAVPALVTALEDPVVAVREAAAEALGVIGGRETARRVVPLMASEEVPLRNISFEILEALSLDALEELTACCTSPVSDIRKFAVDILGKIGEVSEIDAEALFVRMLDDPNPNVAGAAAEAIGRVGYKGAVPALLQHLDSHAWLQCNILHAIARIGGEAAQKAFATINTARLSPEAQYYHRTALMHCGLA, encoded by the coding sequence ATGCAAGAGCTTGATCGGCTCGTTCACAATCTCCAGACCGGCGACGAAACAGTGCGCCGTTACGCGGCTGAGGATTTGGGATCCCTGGGCCTGGAAGGGGCAGTGCCGGCGCTTGTCACGGCCCTGGAAGATCCGGTGGTGGCTGTGCGCGAGGCGGCGGCCGAGGCCCTGGGAGTCATCGGCGGGCGCGAAACTGCCCGGCGCGTGGTTCCGCTCATGGCTTCAGAAGAGGTGCCCCTGCGCAATATCAGCTTTGAAATACTGGAAGCGCTCAGTCTGGATGCGCTGGAGGAGCTGACAGCCTGCTGCACCTCGCCCGTCTCGGACATTCGCAAATTCGCCGTGGATATTCTGGGCAAGATAGGGGAGGTCAGCGAGATCGACGCAGAAGCTCTCTTCGTGCGCATGCTTGACGATCCCAACCCCAATGTGGCCGGCGCAGCAGCCGAAGCCATCGGCAGGGTTGGGTACAAAGGCGCCGTGCCTGCGCTGCTGCAACACCTGGACTCGCATGCCTGGCTGCAATGCAACATTCTGCACGCCATTGCCAGAATTGGAGGCGAGGCCGCCCAAAAGGCGTTTGCAACCATCAATACCGCCCGGCTTTCGCCAGAGGCGCAGTATTATCATCGTACTGCGTTGATGCATTGCGGATTGGCATAG
- a CDS encoding protein-glutamate methylesterase/protein-glutamine glutaminase: MRKVKVLIADDSALMRREIKKIMESSGEIEVIGVAKDGREAVDKAKELEPDVVALDINMPVMDGLTALQYIMMESPRPVVMISSLTREGALTTYEALELGAVDFVAKPGGTISKNMDQIAAEIIFKIRAAASVNIGRAGRRKKAQPQARPRPTPARTPRVTTPASPANKIVVIGLSTGGPKSIMDVLPQLPADFGVPVIVIQHMPGSFTTSFAQRLNSNCAFPFKEAQRADIIEPNHGYLAPGDVHMTLAPRGAGKPGFMVRLSEQPAETLHKPSVDVTMESVLECYGGNIIAVLMTGMGNDGARAMAAIRKAGGRTIAESEETAVVFGMPAEAIRLGGAEFVLPVQAIASKIISLVTS; the protein is encoded by the coding sequence ATGCGAAAGGTCAAGGTCCTGATTGCCGACGACTCGGCGCTCATGCGCAGGGAAATCAAAAAAATCATGGAAAGCTCCGGGGAGATCGAGGTCATTGGCGTGGCCAAGGACGGACGCGAGGCCGTGGACAAGGCCAAGGAGCTGGAACCGGACGTGGTGGCCCTGGATATCAACATGCCCGTCATGGATGGCCTGACGGCCCTGCAGTACATCATGATGGAATCGCCCCGGCCTGTGGTCATGATCAGTTCCCTGACCCGGGAAGGCGCGCTGACGACATACGAGGCCCTGGAGCTGGGCGCGGTGGATTTTGTGGCCAAGCCCGGGGGGACCATCTCCAAGAACATGGATCAGATTGCTGCAGAGATCATCTTCAAAATCCGTGCGGCAGCCAGCGTCAATATCGGACGCGCCGGCAGACGCAAGAAGGCCCAGCCGCAAGCGCGCCCGCGTCCCACTCCGGCGCGCACTCCCAGGGTAACCACTCCGGCCAGCCCTGCGAACAAAATTGTGGTCATTGGCCTGTCCACTGGTGGTCCCAAGTCGATCATGGATGTCCTTCCGCAACTGCCGGCGGATTTTGGCGTGCCCGTCATCGTCATCCAGCACATGCCCGGGAGCTTCACCACCTCCTTTGCACAGCGCCTGAACAGCAACTGCGCCTTCCCGTTCAAGGAGGCGCAGCGCGCAGACATCATCGAGCCCAACCACGGCTACCTGGCGCCGGGAGACGTGCATATGACCCTGGCGCCCAGGGGCGCAGGCAAGCCGGGGTTCATGGTCAGACTCTCAGAGCAGCCTGCAGAGACCCTGCACAAGCCCTCGGTGGATGTGACCATGGAATCGGTGCTGGAGTGTTACGGCGGCAATATCATTGCCGTGCTCATGACCGGCATGGGCAACGACGGCGCCCGGGCCATGGCCGCCATACGCAAGGCAGGCGGGCGGACCATCGCCGAGTCGGAAGAAACAGCAGTGGTCTTCGGCATGCCTGCCGAGGCCATACGTCTGGGCGGAGCGGAATTTGTGCTGCCTGTGCAAGCCATTGCAAGCAAGATTATCAGTCTGGTCACATCCTAG
- a CDS encoding chemotaxis protein CheD — MGPEQVVLTGEFKMARNAGLLVARGVGSCVVACLWDQARKLGGMAHIPMPSSSLDVQEAAHSPGLYADTALVGLLLPMERRGARREHMSVRLAGAGNMFEGCEVGFMGQLPTGILTSVTEVLRTLGLHVAAQSVGGAFGRSVFFDVGSGAIEVKLTNGKRVLL; from the coding sequence ATGGGTCCGGAACAGGTAGTCCTGACGGGCGAATTCAAGATGGCTCGCAATGCCGGCCTGCTGGTGGCCAGGGGGGTGGGCTCGTGCGTGGTGGCCTGCCTCTGGGACCAGGCGCGCAAGCTGGGCGGCATGGCGCACATCCCCATGCCGTCCTCCTCGCTGGACGTGCAAGAGGCCGCACACTCGCCAGGATTATATGCCGACACCGCCCTGGTGGGGCTTCTGCTCCCCATGGAACGCCGAGGCGCGCGGCGCGAGCACATGTCCGTGCGTCTCGCGGGGGCCGGCAACATGTTCGAGGGCTGCGAAGTGGGCTTCATGGGTCAGCTCCCCACAGGAATTCTGACCAGTGTGACGGAGGTGCTGCGCACACTGGGCTTGCATGTTGCGGCGCAATCCGTGGGCGGCGCCTTCGGCCGCAGCGTGTTCTTTGATGTGGGCAGTGGCGCCATTGAAGTCAAATTGACCAATGGCAAGCGCGTGTTGCTGTAG
- a CDS encoding chemotaxis protein CheW has protein sequence MTKEELIVETGEGQLVTFSLSGEELAFPIGLVQEIVRPPVITKVPNTPSYMNGIANLRGSILPVINLRQRLGMDSKEMDDSTRVVVLDCGGTSTGIIVDSVSEVLHIDDKIIEVPPKVVAGIEGQYLRGVAKIGNGNRLVMILDADMLIPAAMGATGAKGTTAKAGRTGMVESKALEEEELMVTFRLAEEEFAIDIMQVQEIIRVTEITTVPKAPDFIKGVMSLRNRLLPIMDLRTRFGLEADETASAVGGSAAVDDDEIDARRIVVLDLDGVLTGIQVDSVSEVMRLPKSSIELPPAIINSEDASRLKGVGKLNKGERLLMLLDAARLLSDEERQEVAATAGSATRHELKAAQEIDDEAQLVCFHVAHEEYGIDIMRVQEIIRIEEITTVPKAPDFVEGIVNLRGNVLPVIDMRTRFNLEKGERTEQNRIVVLSIQGRTTGVIVDSVSEVLRMAKKDIEPPPSVLSGSSPDKRFIDGLGKLNKGKRIIILLNVDSILSGEEGLELMELAADTPAGDRPGEAERSAAAGGKEKARSGKGRATVVAQ, from the coding sequence ATGACGAAAGAAGAACTGATCGTGGAAACCGGGGAAGGTCAGCTTGTGACCTTTTCGCTCTCTGGCGAAGAGCTGGCGTTTCCCATCGGCCTGGTCCAGGAGATCGTGCGACCGCCGGTCATTACCAAGGTGCCCAATACGCCCAGCTACATGAATGGCATTGCCAACCTGCGCGGCAGCATCCTGCCGGTCATCAACCTGCGTCAGCGTCTGGGGATGGATTCCAAGGAGATGGACGATTCCACCCGCGTGGTGGTTCTGGATTGCGGCGGCACGTCCACAGGCATCATTGTGGATTCCGTGTCCGAGGTGCTGCACATTGACGATAAGATCATCGAGGTCCCGCCCAAGGTGGTGGCTGGCATCGAAGGCCAGTACCTGCGGGGAGTGGCCAAAATCGGCAATGGCAACCGCCTGGTGATGATCCTGGATGCGGACATGCTCATACCGGCGGCCATGGGGGCCACGGGAGCCAAGGGCACCACTGCCAAGGCCGGCCGCACCGGGATGGTGGAAAGCAAGGCCCTGGAAGAGGAAGAGCTGATGGTGACCTTCAGGCTTGCCGAAGAGGAATTCGCCATCGATATCATGCAGGTGCAGGAGATCATCCGCGTCACGGAAATCACCACCGTGCCCAAGGCGCCGGATTTCATCAAGGGCGTGATGTCCTTGCGCAACCGGCTGTTGCCCATCATGGACCTGCGCACCAGATTCGGCCTGGAGGCGGACGAGACGGCGTCCGCAGTTGGTGGCAGCGCGGCCGTGGATGATGACGAGATCGACGCCCGGCGCATCGTGGTGCTGGATTTGGACGGAGTGCTCACAGGCATTCAGGTCGATTCCGTATCCGAGGTCATGCGTCTGCCAAAATCCAGCATCGAACTCCCGCCCGCCATCATCAACTCGGAAGATGCCTCCCGGCTCAAGGGTGTGGGCAAGCTGAACAAGGGGGAACGTCTGCTCATGCTCCTGGACGCCGCCCGCCTGCTTTCGGACGAAGAGCGGCAAGAGGTGGCGGCCACCGCAGGCAGCGCCACGAGACACGAGCTCAAGGCCGCCCAGGAAATCGACGACGAAGCCCAGCTGGTCTGCTTTCATGTCGCGCACGAGGAATACGGCATCGATATCATGCGCGTGCAGGAGATCATCCGCATCGAGGAAATCACCACGGTGCCCAAGGCTCCGGACTTTGTGGAAGGCATCGTGAATCTGCGGGGCAACGTCCTTCCGGTCATCGACATGCGCACCAGATTCAACCTGGAGAAAGGCGAGCGCACGGAACAGAACCGCATTGTCGTGCTCAGCATCCAGGGACGGACAACCGGCGTCATCGTGGATTCCGTGTCCGAGGTGCTGCGCATGGCCAAGAAAGACATCGAACCGCCGCCTTCGGTCCTCTCCGGCAGCAGCCCGGACAAACGATTCATCGACGGTCTGGGCAAACTGAACAAAGGCAAACGCATCATCATCCTCTTGAATGTGGACTCCATCCTCTCCGGCGAGGAAGGGCTCGAACTCATGGAACTGGCTGCGGACACCCCTGCTGGTGACCGCCCTGGCGAGGCTGAACGGTCGGCTGCAGCAGGGGGAAAGGAAAAAGCCAGGTCAGGCAAGGGCCGGGCAACCGTGGTGGCGCAATGA
- a CDS encoding methyl-accepting chemotaxis protein — protein sequence MSASVATAIVQFLKGTEIIASASEEAASAAAQASTSTAEQMKAMKDIETATEELAQMAEDLKVNTDSEKSSEQLAATAEELSATISQANAASQQIMSAIRQIAKGAEQQSAAAEESSSAITQVNRQSQEIAQKAVDALEKVVNMVTLLTESKVAVDNLIVGISTSANVSTTSAENVKSLEVRVRQIDKIVDAITNVAMQTNMLAVNGAIEAARAGEYGKGFAVVASDIRTLANDSEQNAEKIKDLVRSIQDQVLIVSRDILELGSMANKDAHNAKKSTADLLRIEKEIGEVRVGIVSIQSNTGQAALAVEQAQQGVDQIASAAQQGSSAAQQASASATEQAKGMQELSQAIEDISALADELQAA from the coding sequence ATGAGCGCCAGCGTGGCCACGGCCATTGTGCAGTTCCTCAAGGGCACGGAAATCATTGCCTCGGCCTCAGAAGAAGCCGCCAGCGCAGCGGCCCAGGCATCGACCTCCACGGCCGAGCAGATGAAGGCCATGAAGGATATCGAAACCGCCACCGAAGAGTTGGCCCAGATGGCTGAAGACCTCAAGGTCAATACGGATTCCGAAAAATCCAGCGAGCAGCTCGCCGCCACGGCCGAGGAACTCTCCGCCACCATCTCCCAGGCCAATGCCGCCTCCCAGCAGATCATGAGCGCCATCCGCCAGATTGCCAAGGGCGCGGAACAGCAGAGCGCTGCTGCGGAAGAATCCTCCTCGGCCATCACCCAGGTGAATCGCCAAAGCCAGGAGATCGCCCAGAAGGCTGTGGATGCCCTGGAAAAGGTCGTCAACATGGTCACGCTGCTGACCGAAAGCAAGGTCGCGGTGGACAACCTCATTGTGGGCATCAGCACCAGCGCCAACGTCAGCACCACGTCGGCTGAAAATGTGAAGAGCCTCGAAGTGCGTGTGCGCCAGATCGACAAGATCGTGGATGCCATCACCAACGTGGCCATGCAGACGAACATGCTGGCCGTGAACGGCGCCATTGAAGCCGCGCGGGCCGGTGAATACGGCAAGGGCTTTGCCGTCGTGGCCTCCGACATCCGCACCCTGGCCAACGATTCGGAACAGAACGCGGAAAAGATCAAAGACCTCGTGCGCTCCATCCAGGATCAGGTGCTCATCGTCTCCAGGGACATCCTCGAACTGGGTTCCATGGCCAACAAAGACGCGCACAATGCCAAAAAATCCACTGCGGATTTGTTGCGCATCGAGAAAGAGATCGGCGAGGTGCGCGTGGGCATCGTCAGCATTCAGAGCAATACAGGGCAGGCTGCACTCGCCGTGGAACAGGCGCAGCAGGGCGTGGACCAGATTGCTTCCGCGGCCCAGCAGGGTTCCAGCGCCGCCCAGCAGGCGTCGGCCAGTGCGACCGAGCAGGCCAAGGGAATGCAGGAACTCAGCCAGGCCATTGAGGATATCTCGGCACTCGCAGACGAACTGCAGGCGGCCTAA
- a CDS encoding response regulator → MANILVADDDLFYRKIIAHALSAMGHEVQVVPNGEDVLKLMATNTYDLLVLDVFMDKVSGLEILQELTQLAETMGTPRIPAIIITSDDSECTERAARVAQATFFLLKPFSAELLGSVVEEAVKKGVRVL, encoded by the coding sequence ATGGCGAACATTCTGGTTGCTGACGATGATCTGTTTTACCGCAAGATCATTGCCCACGCGCTCAGCGCCATGGGGCACGAGGTGCAAGTGGTCCCCAATGGAGAGGACGTGCTCAAGCTCATGGCCACGAACACCTATGATTTGCTGGTGTTGGACGTGTTCATGGACAAGGTGAGCGGCCTGGAGATTCTGCAGGAGCTGACGCAACTCGCGGAGACCATGGGGACGCCCCGAATCCCGGCAATCATCATTACAAGCGATGATTCGGAGTGCACGGAAAGGGCGGCGCGCGTGGCGCAGGCCACATTTTTCTTGCTCAAGCCTTTTTCTGCGGAGCTTCTGGGCAGTGTTGTCGAGGAGGCTGTGAAAAAAGGCGTCCGGGTTCTTTGA